One stretch of Macaca nemestrina isolate mMacNem1 chromosome 17, mMacNem.hap1, whole genome shotgun sequence DNA includes these proteins:
- the LOC105474159 gene encoding major facilitator superfamily domain-containing protein 6-like → MNANPRWDISRALGVAKLFHLVCGVREACVTPFLTLYLRQLGLAAPWVGILMGTKHLIAAFWAPVCAFLAKSYRKRRVLLIGSLLSSVGASLLMVLIPAADKNRMHLPCNGSSGVTSTDALPGVTLRVNITSAQGPASRHPANRTAEVEMPGFRNPPGESDRETFRDPHGYVAPSVEGARTTSQVLLHPVTSGLKDHPWEVTFEMVKTALPLLPGGKGPGNPANLSGTKGKAWAFDLSLGGLRWTFILSLGSMAFWELLAAPLEQVADDSLYEYLDFVDATDRYRSLWVWRLLGMLAGVCGIAALVGQLDCFLMNSGPLGVVHFYGYSVVSTLALLVSIFFPIPICQRWEPSYKSIKALSIVGSDPRLILLAFTVVLTGAIVSTVQNFLFWHMKDHGSGELVMGFSVALSLLGEILLHPFKTALLRKLPRVGLVGLGLSCLAGQLLYYSFLWSWWSVLPVQILSAISNGALWWAVGASVEDLATPRMERALSALFRGHFYGSGCSLGSFVGGFVVMRFSLAVLYQACCVALLLWLALLLSIQQRLPQERKIKYSKLLSMEVSDTSDSEQGTERDWLVKAMREEHSD, encoded by the coding sequence ATGAACGCCAACCCCCGGTGGGACATCAGCAGGGCGCTGGGGGTGGCTAAGCTCTTCCACCTGGTGTGCGGGGTCCGGGAAGCCTGCGTGACCCCATTCCTGACTCTCTACCTGAGGCAGCTGGGCTTGGCCGCGCCCTGGGTGGGCATCCTAATGGGAACCAAGCACCTAATCGCTGCCTTCTGGGCTCCGGTCTGTGCCTTCCTGGCCAAAAGCTACCGGAAACGGAGAGTGCTTCTGATCGGCTCCCTGCTCAGCTCGGTGGGGGCCAGCCTGCTGATGGTCCTGATCCCAGCGGCGGACAAAAATCGGATGCACCTCCCTTGTAATGGAAGCAGCGGCGTGACCAGCACAGACGCACTCCCGGGGGTCACACTACGTGTGAACATCACCTCGGCCCAAGGGCCTGCCTCCAGGCACCCAGCCAACAGGACTGCAGAGGTGGAAATGCCTGGTTTCAGAAACCCACCTGGTGAAAGTGACCGAGAAACTTTCCGTGATCCGCACGGCTACGTAGCGCCCTCCGTTGAAGGAGCTAGGACCACATCCCAAGTTCTCCTCCATCCTGTCACTTCGGGGCTGAAAGATCATCCCTGGGAAGTTACTTTTGAGATGGTCAAGACAGCCCTCCCCTTGCTTCCTGGGGGGAAAGGGCCCGGAAATCCAGCCAATTTGTCAGGGACCAAGGGGAAAGCCTGGGCTTTTGACCTGTCCTTGGGAGGGCTGCGGTGGACTTTCATCCTCTCCTTGGGGTCCATGGCGTTCTGGGAGCTGCTGGCAGCACCTCTGGAGCAGGTGGCCGATGACAGCCTTTATGAGTATCTGGATTTTGTGGATGCCACTGACCGATACAGAAGCCTGTGGGTCTGGAGGTTactgggcatgttggcaggcgTGTGTGGCATCGCAGCCTTGGTGGGGCAGCTGGACTGCTTCCTGATGAACAGCGGCCCCCTGGGTGTGGTCCACTTCTATGGGTACTCGGTGGTCAGCACCCTGGCCTTACTGGTGAGCATTTTCTTTCCCATTCCCATCTGTCAGCGGTGGGAGCCCAGCTACAAAAGCATCAAAGCACTGTCTATTGTGGGGAGCGACCCCCGCCTCATTCTCCTCGCCTTCACCGTTGTTTTGACAGGAGCCATCGTCAGTACTGTCCAGAACTTTCTGTTCTGGCACATGAAGGACCATGGGAGTGGCGAGCTGGTCATGGGTTTCTCGGTGGCCCTCAGCTTGCTGGGGGAAATTCTGCTTCATCCGTTCAAAACTGCATTGCTTAGGAAACTGCCCAGGGTGGGcctggtggggctggggctgagctGCCTCGCTGGGCAGCTGCTCTACTACTCTTTCCTCTGGAGCTGGTGGTCTGTCCTCCCGGTTCAGATCTTGAGTGCCATTAGCAACGGGGCTCTGTGGTGGGCTGTGGGGGCCTCAGTGGAGGACCTGGCCACTCCCCGCATGGAGAGGGCTCTGAGTGCCTTGTTCCGAGGCCACTTTTACGGGAGTGGCTGTAGCCTGGGCAGCTTTGTGGGGGGTTTCGTGGTGATGCGCTTCAGCCTGGCTGTGCTCTACCAGGCCTGCTGTGTGGCCCTGTTGCTCTGGTTGGCCTTGCTCCTGTCCATACAGCAGAGGCTGCCTCAAGAGCGGAAAATCAAGTACTCGAAGCTGCTGTCCATGGAGGTGAGTGACACCAGTGACTCTGAGCAGGGGACAGAACGTGACTGGCTTGTGAAGGCCATGAGGGAGGAACACTCAGACTGA